A single Deltaproteobacteria bacterium DNA region contains:
- a CDS encoding chemotaxis protein CheC: MISVSDYQRDVLGELINIGVGRAAGVLNQMIDSHVELLVPEVVFFDSIQDLLGKNIFEPDETVSAIKLDFHGFFSGVAALVFPPSSACNLVQALVGHCPATDDMDSLRIGALQEIGNIVLNGVMGSMGNMLNRHINYSPPVYFEETFHDLVRSGLDQGERMVLFVRTHFRMEGREISGDILLFFKVETFAALLEAIDAMSDWTC; the protein is encoded by the coding sequence ATGATTTCCGTCAGCGACTATCAGCGTGACGTCCTCGGAGAGCTCATCAATATCGGGGTGGGCCGGGCGGCCGGGGTCCTCAACCAGATGATCGATTCCCATGTGGAACTCCTTGTTCCCGAGGTGGTCTTCTTCGACAGTATCCAAGACCTGCTGGGCAAAAACATTTTTGAGCCCGATGAGACCGTCTCGGCAATCAAGCTCGATTTCCACGGGTTTTTTTCTGGAGTTGCCGCATTGGTTTTTCCTCCGTCCAGCGCCTGTAATCTGGTCCAGGCACTGGTCGGACATTGTCCGGCCACCGACGACATGGACTCGTTGCGCATTGGGGCCCTCCAGGAGATCGGGAACATCGTCCTGAACGGGGTCATGGGATCCATGGGCAATATGCTGAACAGGCACATCAACTACTCCCCGCCGGTCTACTTCGAGGAGACCTTCCACGATCTCGTGCGTTCCGGCCTGGATCAGGGCGAACGGATGGTCCTCTTTGTCCGGACCCATTTCCGGATGGAGGGTCGGGAAATATCCGGGGATATCCTGCTTTTCTTCAAGGTTGAAACCTTCGCGGCCCTGCTCGAGGCCATCGATGCCATGTCCGACTGGACCTGTTGA
- a CDS encoding response regulator has product MAKLLLADDSLFQRTMVGTMAREAGMEVLEAKNGRECLEMIQAEAPDILVLDLNMPEVGGLEVLAAIHGREKPPAVIVLTADIQESTRERCLILGAQSILFKPVQKVQFHEALNRAWSSMESDSA; this is encoded by the coding sequence ATGGCCAAACTTTTGTTGGCAGACGATTCCTTATTTCAGCGAACCATGGTTGGAACCATGGCTCGAGAGGCCGGGATGGAGGTTCTTGAGGCCAAAAACGGCCGCGAGTGCCTGGAGATGATCCAGGCCGAGGCACCGGACATTCTGGTCTTGGATCTGAATATGCCCGAGGTCGGAGGGCTCGAGGTTCTGGCTGCCATTCACGGCCGAGAAAAGCCTCCTGCGGTCATCGTCCTGACCGCCGACATCCAGGAAAGCACCAGAGAGAGGTGCCTGATCCTCGGCGCCCAGAGCATTCTTTTCAAGCCGGTCCAGAAGGTTCAGTTCCACGAGGCCCTGAACAGAGCCTGGTCATCAATGGAGTCGGACTCGGCATGA
- a CDS encoding MBL fold metallo-hydrolase produces MAFDQVDFEGHMEIVFCGTGEAFDTAQSNTSILIQPSGKAGGILLDCGFTAAHAFWATASRPMELDEVWISHFHGDHFFGLPLLLIRMREHGRSRPLIVRGGAGTGLAVAHALDLAYPGVREALGFGLEIHEVRPGTRTHEAWYSMAFASVVHAVPTLAVRVETADGAIYYGGDGRPTRECLDLALGVDLLVQESYHPIHESDHHSSAVEAMEFGVRAGARAMALVHIRRDGREDVREMARKQGLTVLVPDSGDRFHIHSLGESRPSDTEVNQ; encoded by the coding sequence ATGGCGTTTGATCAGGTGGATTTTGAGGGGCATATGGAGATCGTCTTTTGCGGAACAGGTGAGGCCTTTGACACGGCCCAGTCCAATACGTCGATCCTGATTCAGCCTTCGGGCAAGGCAGGGGGAATTCTTCTTGACTGCGGCTTCACCGCGGCCCACGCTTTCTGGGCCACGGCGTCAAGACCCATGGAGTTGGACGAGGTCTGGATTTCCCACTTTCACGGCGACCATTTTTTCGGGCTGCCTCTTCTGCTGATCAGGATGAGGGAGCATGGTCGCAGTCGCCCTCTGATCGTCAGGGGAGGGGCCGGAACCGGCCTAGCCGTGGCACATGCCTTGGACTTGGCCTATCCAGGTGTCCGAGAGGCCCTGGGTTTCGGGCTTGAAATTCACGAGGTCCGGCCTGGGACCAGAACCCACGAGGCTTGGTATTCGATGGCTTTCGCATCCGTAGTTCACGCCGTGCCGACCCTGGCGGTGCGGGTGGAAACTGCCGACGGCGCGATCTACTACGGCGGAGACGGTCGGCCGACGAGGGAGTGTCTGGATCTGGCTTTGGGTGTTGATCTCCTGGTCCAGGAGTCCTATCATCCGATCCACGAGAGCGATCATCACAGTTCGGCGGTCGAGGCCATGGAGTTTGGCGTCCGAGCCGGGGCCCGAGCAATGGCCTTGGTCCACATTCGTCGCGACGGCAGGGAGGATGTTAGGGAAATGGCCAGGAAACAGGGATTGACGGTACTCGTTCCCGACTCTGGAGATCGTTTCCATATCCACTCCCTGGGCGAAAGTCGGCCAAGCGATACCGAGGTTAATCAATAG
- a CDS encoding 2TM domain-containing protein, with protein sequence MSPMTEQEARGRVAKLRALYKNLASFVAINIVLVAINLITSPNDLWFYWVTIFWGLALALQAGKLFIGTDRLFDKNWEERKIRKLTGQQKSKK encoded by the coding sequence ATGAGTCCCATGACCGAACAGGAAGCCCGGGGTCGCGTTGCCAAACTCCGAGCCTTATACAAAAATCTGGCCTCCTTTGTGGCGATCAACATCGTCCTCGTGGCCATCAATCTTATTACCAGCCCGAATGACCTCTGGTTCTATTGGGTGACCATTTTTTGGGGACTAGCCTTGGCCCTGCAAGCCGGAAAACTCTTCATCGGAACAGATCGACTTTTTGACAAGAACTGGGAAGAAAGAAAAATCAGAAAGCTCACCGGACAACAAAAATCGAAAAAGTGA
- a CDS encoding transporter substrate-binding domain-containing protein — MILRAVIICVFSMCVPSFCCQANASPLDSLKLYTEYYPPYNYEEKGELKGIFIDVFERIFTMSESKLTKNDISLDEWSVGYNAALNNDNTIIFACTRTTQRENLFKWVGPIIENRSVLYAKKSRGIVINSLSDIKNKNYKIGVVRDDVGHQLLQNENVSEEFFVVRGFPALNLMDLYRDDIDAWSYSEGVAMWMSAFYGMDSKNFNSVYVINEGQLYIALNKKISQNVVDILQKSLDELKANGELEEIISKYK; from the coding sequence ATGATTTTGAGGGCGGTCATTATTTGCGTTTTTTCGATGTGTGTTCCATCGTTTTGTTGCCAGGCCAATGCGAGTCCCTTGGATTCCCTGAAGCTATATACCGAGTACTATCCTCCGTATAATTACGAAGAAAAAGGGGAGCTTAAGGGAATATTTATTGATGTTTTCGAGCGAATTTTCACTATGTCAGAGTCAAAATTGACAAAAAATGACATAAGTCTCGACGAGTGGTCCGTCGGATATAATGCGGCATTAAATAATGATAATACTATTATTTTTGCTTGTACAAGAACGACGCAGAGAGAGAATCTTTTTAAATGGGTAGGGCCAATTATTGAGAATCGTTCTGTCCTTTACGCAAAAAAAAGTAGAGGAATAGTTATTAATTCATTGAGTGATATAAAAAATAAGAATTACAAAATTGGAGTAGTAAGAGATGACGTTGGCCATCAATTACTTCAAAATGAGAATGTTTCCGAGGAATTTTTTGTAGTTCGTGGATTTCCAGCTCTGAATCTCATGGATCTATATCGAGACGATATTGATGCCTGGTCGTATTCCGAGGGCGTGGCCATGTGGATGAGCGCATTTTATGGTATGGACAGCAAAAATTTTAATTCCGTCTATGTGATAAATGAGGGGCAGCTCTATATTGCTTTGAATAAAAAAATTTCACAAAATGTGGTTGATATTTTGCAGAAAAGTCTGGACGAGCTCAAGGCCAACGGCGAGCTTGAAGAAATCATTTCAAAATACAAATAA
- a CDS encoding diguanylate cyclase — MNADLTTCVGEQRQNVLIVEDSKTFGSLLSRAVQSGLGIEARITPSFADTKKHLSFCAGDYFAALLDLNLPDAPRGEIVDLVVKHGIPAVVFTGEMSDDIRDLMWSKHIVDYVLKDNRENIQQVVAILKRLRQNMGKKALVVDDSAVSRAVIRGLLEVWNFTVLEATDGRTALEILEREKDPKVCLMITDYNMPGMDGAALVREVRRTLSKSRLPIIGLSGAGGATTSAHFIKAGANDYMHKPFLTEEFYCRVLSNIETSDYIATIRDLAERDSLTGAFNRRSFFSYGQKLLAGHRRRGKGLVLAMLDIDHFKRCNDRYGHAAGDLVISAVARYLSARFRESDMVARMGGEEFAVICADMDPDRCAEVFDEVRQGIEGTVVSYEGQDIRVTMSIGVCARQDESLEEMLKRADRMLYEAKDGGRNRIQIDR, encoded by the coding sequence ATGAACGCCGACCTGACCACGTGCGTCGGAGAGCAAAGGCAGAACGTTCTCATTGTCGAGGACAGCAAGACGTTCGGATCTCTTCTGTCGCGGGCCGTTCAGTCGGGACTGGGCATTGAGGCCAGGATAACCCCCAGTTTTGCGGATACCAAAAAACATCTATCATTTTGCGCCGGGGACTATTTCGCGGCCCTGCTGGATCTGAACCTGCCGGATGCTCCCAGGGGGGAGATCGTGGATCTGGTCGTGAAACACGGCATCCCGGCCGTGGTTTTCACCGGAGAGATGTCCGACGACATCCGGGACCTGATGTGGTCCAAGCACATCGTTGACTATGTCTTGAAGGACAACCGGGAGAACATCCAGCAAGTCGTGGCCATTCTCAAGCGGCTGCGCCAAAACATGGGCAAGAAGGCCCTGGTGGTGGACGATTCGGCCGTGAGCCGGGCTGTGATCCGAGGGCTTCTGGAGGTCTGGAACTTCACCGTGCTCGAGGCCACGGACGGGCGCACGGCCCTGGAGATTCTGGAAAGGGAAAAGGACCCAAAGGTCTGCCTGATGATCACCGACTACAACATGCCGGGCATGGACGGAGCGGCCCTGGTCCGTGAAGTCCGGCGCACCCTGTCCAAGTCTCGGCTGCCCATCATCGGGCTGTCTGGGGCCGGCGGGGCGACCACCTCGGCCCATTTCATCAAGGCCGGGGCCAACGACTACATGCACAAGCCCTTTCTGACGGAGGAGTTCTATTGCCGGGTTTTGAGCAACATCGAAACCTCCGACTACATCGCCACCATCCGGGACCTGGCCGAGCGCGATTCCCTGACCGGAGCCTTCAACAGGCGATCTTTTTTCAGTTACGGCCAGAAACTGCTGGCCGGGCACAGGCGGCGGGGCAAGGGGTTGGTCCTGGCCATGCTGGACATCGACCACTTCAAGCGTTGCAACGACCGCTACGGACACGCTGCCGGCGATCTGGTAATCAGTGCGGTGGCCAGGTATCTGTCGGCCAGGTTCAGGGAGTCGGACATGGTGGCCCGCATGGGAGGGGAGGAGTTCGCGGTGATCTGCGCGGACATGGACCCCGACCGGTGCGCCGAGGTGTTCGACGAAGTCAGGCAGGGGATCGAAGGCACCGTCGTCTCCTACGAGGGTCAGGACATTCGGGTGACCATGAGCATCGGGGTCTGCGCCCGACAGGATGAGAGCCTGGAAGAAATGCTCAAGAGGGCCGACCGGATGCTCTACGAAGCCAAGGACGGGGGGCGGAACCGAATCCAAATCGATAGATGA
- a CDS encoding PAS domain S-box protein has protein sequence MGDILREHKGELIFGLGIIGILTVIGRFNYLLFHSLAEMFSIIVSCGVFIIGWHSRKYLHNDYLLFVAVAALFVSLVDLLHTLAYDGMGVFPGHGPNLPTQLWIVGRALQAGSLLAATAFISRRLWPGSAVAGLGLVTAGLVWAVFADFFPDCYVDGQGLTLFKKNAEYVICLVLALSGYLLHRTGGGFDPQIRRLILAFIFVSILSELAFTSYVGVYGGMNKAGHLAKIVAFYFLYKAVFVTGVAKPHDLLFRSLTQTAQNLERHRAILQGFLDSVQESAFLMTPDGEVLFANQTLARRLGTTADRIVGSKIIDFVPPELGESRMAQVHKVLETGEPVQFEDVRDGRHVLHLIYPLLEDGRVTGLSVLGLDITERKQNELELRTFQNSMEYSPLSVVSTDVHGNIVYANPAFCTATGYCRNEAIGQNPRILKSGKHEAAFYREMWKTVLRGEIWRGEICNRRKNGELYWEQAVIFPVMDDQGKIASLVAMKEDISHRKDLERLKEDVDRIMRHDLKAPLNGIMGLPQILEMDDNLTEEQREIVRTIADSGQKMLEMIDLSLDLFKIERGEYRFAPEEVDALAVIRQVFKQNRRLVTSKKVRLRIMLDGRDVEDGEVFRLWARRVLLYSIISNLLANALEASPDGGEVMVEIRHDNGIRLTVHNSGVVPEPIRKNFFAKYNSYGKAGGTGLGTYSARLMAEAMGFEIFMETWDEDDRTEVGLRIPGARPDQFNPEGGT, from the coding sequence ATGGGCGACATTCTCCGCGAGCACAAGGGCGAGCTGATCTTCGGCCTGGGGATCATCGGAATCCTCACCGTCATTGGCCGGTTCAACTATCTCCTCTTTCATTCCCTGGCCGAGATGTTCAGCATTATCGTCTCCTGCGGGGTGTTCATTATCGGCTGGCATTCGCGGAAGTATTTGCACAACGATTATCTCCTGTTCGTGGCCGTTGCCGCCCTGTTCGTGTCCCTGGTCGATCTTTTGCACACCCTGGCCTATGACGGCATGGGGGTGTTTCCCGGTCATGGCCCCAATCTGCCCACCCAGCTCTGGATCGTGGGCCGCGCCCTCCAAGCAGGCTCTCTGCTGGCGGCCACGGCCTTTATTTCCCGGAGGCTCTGGCCGGGTTCGGCCGTGGCCGGTCTGGGACTCGTCACAGCCGGTCTGGTCTGGGCCGTGTTCGCCGATTTTTTCCCCGACTGCTATGTTGATGGTCAGGGCCTGACTCTGTTCAAGAAGAACGCCGAGTACGTGATCTGCTTGGTCCTGGCCTTGTCCGGGTATCTCCTGCACCGCACCGGAGGGGGCTTCGATCCTCAGATCCGCAGGCTTATCTTGGCCTTCATCTTTGTCAGCATCCTGTCGGAACTGGCTTTTACTTCATATGTCGGAGTGTACGGGGGTATGAACAAAGCCGGACATCTGGCCAAGATCGTGGCCTTTTATTTCCTCTACAAGGCCGTGTTTGTCACCGGTGTGGCCAAGCCCCACGACCTGCTGTTCCGGAGCCTGACCCAGACGGCCCAGAATTTGGAGCGGCACAGGGCTATTCTCCAGGGATTTTTGGATTCGGTTCAGGAGTCGGCTTTTCTCATGACTCCGGACGGGGAGGTTCTGTTCGCGAATCAGACCCTGGCCCGGCGTCTGGGGACGACCGCCGACAGGATCGTCGGCTCGAAAATCATCGATTTCGTGCCGCCCGAACTCGGAGAATCCCGCATGGCCCAGGTCCACAAGGTTTTGGAAACTGGAGAGCCGGTTCAGTTCGAGGACGTCCGGGACGGGCGTCACGTTCTTCACCTCATCTATCCATTGTTGGAGGATGGCCGGGTGACAGGTCTGTCCGTTCTGGGCCTGGACATCACCGAGCGTAAACAAAACGAACTGGAACTGCGCACGTTTCAGAACAGCATGGAGTACAGCCCCCTTTCGGTGGTGAGTACCGACGTCCATGGGAACATCGTATATGCGAACCCGGCCTTTTGCACGGCTACGGGCTATTGTCGGAACGAGGCCATCGGGCAGAATCCGAGGATCCTCAAGTCCGGCAAGCACGAGGCAGCTTTTTATCGGGAGATGTGGAAAACCGTTTTGCGGGGGGAAATCTGGCGGGGAGAAATCTGCAATCGGCGCAAGAACGGGGAGCTCTACTGGGAGCAGGCCGTGATCTTTCCGGTCATGGACGACCAGGGCAAGATTGCCAGTCTCGTGGCCATGAAGGAGGACATCTCCCACCGCAAAGACCTTGAGCGACTTAAAGAAGACGTGGATAGGATCATGCGCCACGATCTGAAGGCCCCCCTGAATGGAATCATGGGCTTGCCCCAGATTTTGGAGATGGACGACAACCTGACCGAGGAGCAGCGTGAGATTGTCCGGACCATCGCCGACTCGGGCCAGAAGATGCTTGAGATGATCGATCTGTCCCTGGATTTGTTCAAGATCGAACGGGGAGAGTACCGTTTCGCGCCCGAAGAGGTCGACGCTCTTGCCGTGATCCGGCAGGTTTTCAAACAGAACAGGAGGCTGGTGACATCCAAGAAGGTCAGACTCCGTATTATGCTGGACGGCCGGGATGTCGAGGACGGGGAGGTGTTCCGCCTCTGGGCCCGACGGGTCCTGCTCTACTCCATTATTTCGAATCTGTTGGCCAACGCCTTGGAGGCCTCTCCCGATGGAGGAGAGGTAATGGTGGAGATCAGACACGACAACGGCATTCGGCTGACCGTGCACAATTCCGGGGTCGTTCCGGAGCCGATCCGCAAAAATTTTTTCGCCAAGTACAACAGCTACGGCAAGGCCGGAGGCACTGGCCTGGGGACGTATTCGGCCAGGCTGATGGCAGAGGCCATGGGGTTTGAGATCTTCATGGAGACCTGGGACGAGGATGACCGGACCGAGGTCGGCTTGCGGATCCCCGGTGCCAGGCCTGATCAATTCAATCCGGAGGGAGGAACATGA